The stretch of DNA TCGCGGGCGGTCTGTTCGTCAACCTTGAGAACATTATGGAGAAATCCCATAATGGCCAGATTTCTTTCAGCGATCTCGGTCGCAAGTTCGCGCCCTTTTTTATTCAACGATACTGTCCCGTACTTTTCGTGAGAAATGAGTTTGGCCGCTTTAAGTTTGGCCAACGCCTCGGTAACGCTTGGCATTTTTATGCCCAGCCGGGCGGCAATATCCTTTATCCTGGCCCCTCCGTTCTCGTTCTCAAGAGTAAGAATGGTTTCCAGATAATTTTCCATGTTCGCCGACAGCTTTTTCATATGACCAACCTCCTGTTTAGGGCTCCCGAATTAACTATGCGAATAATAAACGCTCCTACAATTAAATGCAAGAGGTTTTTTGAAACCCAGGCGACAAGTTAGGCTGGTAATTTTGACCTGTTCAATGTTATGATTCTGCCGGAGGAAATTGATCATGAAAAATATCATCGCGCTTTCATTGTTATTAATGCTGCTTAACTCGTTCAGCCTCTCATTGGCGGCAACAAACCGACTGGAACTGGCGACAAATATAAAGGCCAAAGGAAAAAGGATCAGGGTCCTGGTCGATAAAGGGGCAGCCTGGTCGCATAAATACGGCTTTTTGTTCGTCGGGCTCGACCTTGGCCCTCAGCTGGCGGTCTGGACAGAAGATACTTATGGCAACTACATGGAAACTCTGTATGTCACTAAATTTTGGAGCGGACGGAAAGAAGCGCTTCCCTACTGGAGACAGCGGATCGACCAAAAGCATCCGGAATATATTGACGCCGTTACTGGCGCAACTCAAATGAAAGATTGGACCTTGACCTCAAGACTGGGAAAAGAGCAGGACACCATCGTCGTTAAAGCTGAGCTCAATAATTCTTTTGACTACAACAAGTATTTCACCAAAGAGAACTCAGGTGTCAATGGCCAGCCCTCTGTAGTTTATGCCGCCACGGTCGACATTTACGACCGGGAAAAACCATACACCATGAAACTGGTCGGTTGCGGCAGCCTGGATGGCAGCGACGGATTGCTACACCCGGAAACCAGCAAATTAACCTCCGCCAAAGAGATCATCAAAAGCCTGACCGTTGAAATGTTTTAAGCTATAATCCGCCTTTAGCTGAAATTATCCGGATTATTTATCGATAATTTTACATGGTCACTAAAACCGGCCTTTCAACCATGGTTTATCGATCGGCTAAAGCAGCCTTAGCCCTTTCCCTGGCGCGCCTAAGATCAGCCGGTAAACCGCAAGCCACTCTGGCGGCCAGAGCAGAGCAGATTTTTCTTCCTTTCAGGAAAGATCTTGCCGGAAAGTTTGCGACAGACAACCCTGAAAGCCGGATAATCGACAACAAATACCTCGCGACCCCAATTTACGAAGGAACGCTCTCGAAAGTTTTTGCCGCGAAACCGCTCACCGGAGGCCCTTTAGTCGTTATTAAAACTGGGAGTGAACTGTTTGAACATTTGATCCCGCTGGAAACAGAAGCATTAAAAAGCATTGATCTGCCTGGCGTGGTCAAGCTTATAAGCTCGCGGGAAGGATCCGATCCATACCTAGCAATGGAATTCATACCCGGATGTACTTTGTTCCAATTGCTTGAACAAGGGAACTTAACTCGCCGTGAAGCGGATTATTTAATTGAATCTATCCTTAAAACAGCGCAAAGCCTCCACACAGCGGGGATCACCCATAACGACTTCAATTATCACAATATTATGATCGATCTGGATGGGGAGGTCAAAGTCGTTGATTTTGGGATTTGCTCGATCAAATTTGAATCAGAAGAAAAGAAATTAAGGAAAATACAAATTGACCTGCTGATGCTTGCCAAAATAATCATGGAAATACTGGACAAGCTCCCGTCACATCCGGCAAAAGCCTTGGTCAGGGGGGTAGTTAACGGCACTCATACATCAAGAACCCCTTTCTCCAGCGCTTTGGACTTTATAACTGCGATCAAACGAATGTCCACCTTGTTTCCCCCAGCTATCAAGCATGTTTAATAAAGAAGGTTAAATAAATAGCCGACCGCCACAATACCAATGGCCACCACACCAAAAAAGATCGCCAGAAGGCGCAGACGCATAACCCTCTTTAGAAGTATCGCCTCAGGAAAAGACAATCCGGCCACCGCCATCATAAACGCCATGGCAGTCCCTATCGCGATCCCTTTTTGAGTAAAAGCAAAAACGATTGGGACCAGAGTTGAACAACCGGCATACATCGGCACCCCTAATATAACCGCGACTGGTATCGCCAATATAGATCTGGAATTGATATGGCCGGTGATCCATTCGGTCGGGACATAGCCATGGATCGCCGCCCCGATCGCCACTCCGGCTAAAAGATAAGGAAAGATCCAATTAAATGTTTCGCTCCCTTCGGTCAGCGCGTATTTAATTTTATCCTTGATCGTTTTAGGTAGCACTAAGTTCAGCGGCCTTGAATCAAAGCCGATCAGCTCTTTCTCCAGCCCCAGGCGCTGAATGATCGCGCCGCCCACTACTCCCAACAGGATCCCAAAACCGGCATACAGTAAGGCGGTCTTGAGGCCAAAAGTCCCTAGCATCAAAACAAAAAGGACCTCGTTGACCAATGGGGAGGTAATTAAAAAGGCGAAGGCAACCCCGATCGGGATCCCTGACTCAACAAAGCCTATAAAAAGAGG from Candidatus Margulisiibacteriota bacterium encodes:
- a CDS encoding metal-dependent transcriptional regulator, which gives rise to MKKLSANMENYLETILTLENENGGARIKDIAARLGIKMPSVTEALAKLKAAKLISHEKYGTVSLNKKGRELATEIAERNLAIMGFLHNVLKVDEQTAREDAARVGFGFSQQTLEKMRMQSGSHRVHRTMESEKMNVPVEVIDSSKQKAGLGRFFGIFKN
- a CDS encoding DUF2271 domain-containing protein, coding for MKNIIALSLLLMLLNSFSLSLAATNRLELATNIKAKGKRIRVLVDKGAAWSHKYGFLFVGLDLGPQLAVWTEDTYGNYMETLYVTKFWSGRKEALPYWRQRIDQKHPEYIDAVTGATQMKDWTLTSRLGKEQDTIVVKAELNNSFDYNKYFTKENSGVNGQPSVVYAATVDIYDREKPYTMKLVGCGSLDGSDGLLHPETSKLTSAKEIIKSLTVEMF
- a CDS encoding protein kinase family protein, whose protein sequence is MVTKTGLSTMVYRSAKAALALSLARLRSAGKPQATLAARAEQIFLPFRKDLAGKFATDNPESRIIDNKYLATPIYEGTLSKVFAAKPLTGGPLVVIKTGSELFEHLIPLETEALKSIDLPGVVKLISSREGSDPYLAMEFIPGCTLFQLLEQGNLTRREADYLIESILKTAQSLHTAGITHNDFNYHNIMIDLDGEVKVVDFGICSIKFESEEKKLRKIQIDLLMLAKIIMEILDKLPSHPAKALVRGVVNGTHTSRTPFSSALDFITAIKRMSTLFPPAIKHV
- a CDS encoding permease; the encoded protein is MFETIADVVVYSWLKLTPGTPLADSLNFFIYDLLKISLMIFLVITFIAFLRSYLSPAKIKQWLSQKSFGLGYLAAAVFGAVSPFCSCSSVPLFIGFVESGIPIGVAFAFLITSPLVNEVLFVLMLGTFGLKTALLYAGFGILLGVVGGAIIQRLGLEKELIGFDSRPLNLVLPKTIKDKIKYALTEGSETFNWIFPYLLAGVAIGAAIHGYVPTEWITGHINSRSILAIPVAVILGVPMYAGCSTLVPIVFAFTQKGIAIGTAMAFMMAVAGLSFPEAILLKRVMRLRLLAIFFGVVAIGIVAVGYLFNLLY